The Nonlabens sp. Hel1_33_55 genome contains the following window.
GAAAGCGGAAACTACTTTTGCACCATAACAAAAAAACAAAAATTGTAATGGCCATAGTAGGTAGAAAATTTCCAGACTTGAACGTAAACGCGATGAACGAAATGGGCGATACGTTCCAGATCAACGTGCTGGAAGAAGCAAAAAACAACAATAAAAAAGTACTATTATTCTGGTATCCAAAAGATTTCACTTTTGTATGCCCAACGGAATTGCACGCCTTTCAAGAAGCATTAGGTGAGTTCGAAAAAAGAAACACGCTCGTCATAGGTGCGTCCTGTGACACTGCAGAGGTTCACTTTGCATGGTTGAACACTGCAAAAGATGATGGCGGTATTGAAGGTGTAACGTATCCACTAATCGCTGATTCTAACCGTAACCTGTCCACGATGTTAGACATCCTAGATGCAGATGAGGAGTACAACGACGACCTTGAGGGATATTTATTGAAGGGCGATAATGTATCATTCCGTGCGACATATTTGATCGATGAGGAAGGAACCGTATTTCATGAAGGTGTGAATCACATGCCAGTAGGACGTAACGTGAACGAATTCTTGCGCATGATCGACGCTTACACACACGTGCAGAAAAACGGCGAGGTATGTCCAGCAAACTGGGAAGAAGGAAAAGACGCTATGAAAGCAGATCGTCTAGCAACTGCAGCGTATTTGTCTCAAAACTAAACTTCAGTAGTTAGTATGTAGTATTTAGTATGTAGACATTAATCCCATCTCCAAATCTTCCTAAAGGGAAGAGAGCTATAAAGTCCTTTCCCTTGGAAATGATTTAGGTAAGGATTTCAGTTTCTATGTGTTGTCTAATTATTACATACTAAGTACTAAATACTTAAAATATAAATTTCAGTAGATAGGTTTAGTGGCTGTCATTGAGGAAAACGCGAAGCTTTTACTCATTAGTCTAACTACCAAATACTAGGTACTAAATACTAAAAATATGCAAACATTAGAACAAGATAACCTACAAGAGATTGTAGCAGGAAATAAAAAAGTAGTGGTTCAATATATGGCGAGCTGGTGCGGTAACTGTCGTGTGATGAAGCCTAAGTTCAAGAAATTGGCTAGTGAAAATGACGACACGATCTTCATCCTAGCAGATGCCGAAAAGTTCCCAGAATCCAGAAAGCTAGCAACGGTAGATAACCTACCCACTTTTGCGACTTTCAAGGATGGAAGCTTTGTGAACCAAGTACAGACGAACAAATTTGAAAACCTAAAAGACCTCGTACATGAAGTTACCAGTAATTAGACATTTCCAAAAAGGATCAAATAAAGAGCAGCTGGAAACAACCCTCGAAGTCCTAGAGCATTTTACAGAACACAGATCTGTTACTGATGAGGAAATGGATGTCGTAGGTGAATTGATTACCAACATTTGCGGCGCCATTGAAGTTCACAATAACGTTGAGAACGGAATGAGCGGCGTTGAAGCTGCTAACGCTTTTGCACAAAAAGTGATAGGGTCAATTGATGCTTAGTTAGTAGTTAGTAAATAGTAAATTTCAAAAAGGTTCCGAAAAGCTCAGCTTTTCGGAACCTTTTTTATTTCTTGATTCTTTTTTCTTTTTTCTTTTTTCTCGATTCTTCAAACCTAATTCC
Protein-coding sequences here:
- a CDS encoding peroxiredoxin; this translates as MAIVGRKFPDLNVNAMNEMGDTFQINVLEEAKNNNKKVLLFWYPKDFTFVCPTELHAFQEALGEFEKRNTLVIGASCDTAEVHFAWLNTAKDDGGIEGVTYPLIADSNRNLSTMLDILDADEEYNDDLEGYLLKGDNVSFRATYLIDEEGTVFHEGVNHMPVGRNVNEFLRMIDAYTHVQKNGEVCPANWEEGKDAMKADRLATAAYLSQN
- a CDS encoding thioredoxin family protein, with the translated sequence MQTLEQDNLQEIVAGNKKVVVQYMASWCGNCRVMKPKFKKLASENDDTIFILADAEKFPESRKLATVDNLPTFATFKDGSFVNQVQTNKFENLKDLVHEVTSN
- a CDS encoding DUF6952 family protein, translating into MKLPVIRHFQKGSNKEQLETTLEVLEHFTEHRSVTDEEMDVVGELITNICGAIEVHNNVENGMSGVEAANAFAQKVIGSIDA